A DNA window from Streptomyces sp. 71268 contains the following coding sequences:
- a CDS encoding ABC transporter permease yields the protein MSAKGCLAANEWICGEYVRTRSQELTDATVQHVWITAVSVAIGLLVAFPLALLARRWRAAAGPVLGLTTVLYTVPSLAMFALLMPVFGVSAAVVVTGLVLYSLTILVRNILAGLESVPADAREAARGMGYGQGRLLLEVELPLALPALMAGVRIVTVSTISLTTVGAIVGFGGLGNLIYDGMDSFFKAQVLTASAICVALAIVADVLLLGVQKLLTPWNRARARESGGGAGRRIGTRRVARAAKAG from the coding sequence ATGAGTGCGAAGGGCTGTCTCGCGGCGAACGAGTGGATCTGCGGCGAGTACGTGCGCACGCGGAGCCAGGAGCTGACGGACGCGACGGTGCAACACGTGTGGATCACCGCCGTCTCGGTGGCCATCGGGCTGCTGGTGGCGTTCCCGCTGGCGCTGCTCGCGCGCCGCTGGCGGGCCGCGGCCGGCCCGGTGCTCGGGCTGACGACGGTGCTGTACACGGTGCCGTCGCTGGCCATGTTCGCGCTGCTGATGCCGGTGTTCGGGGTCTCGGCGGCGGTGGTGGTCACCGGGCTCGTGCTGTATTCGCTCACCATCCTGGTGCGCAACATCCTGGCCGGCCTCGAGTCGGTGCCGGCCGACGCGCGCGAGGCGGCCCGCGGCATGGGGTACGGGCAGGGGCGGCTGCTCCTCGAGGTGGAGCTGCCGCTCGCGCTGCCCGCGCTGATGGCGGGCGTGCGGATCGTGACGGTCTCCACCATCTCGCTGACCACGGTCGGCGCGATCGTCGGCTTCGGCGGCCTGGGCAACCTCATCTACGACGGCATGGACAGCTTCTTCAAGGCCCAGGTGCTCACGGCGTCCGCCATCTGCGTCGCCCTCGCGATCGTCGCCGACGTGCTGTTGCTCGGCGTGCAGAAGCTGCTGACGCCCTGGAACCGGGCGCGGGCCCGGGAGTCAGGTGGCGGGGCCGGCAGGCGGATCGGGACCCGGCGCGTGGCGCGCGCCGCGAAGGCGGGCTGA
- a CDS encoding ABC transporter substrate-binding protein — MGYGGRSLEDSSARGGGGKGTVVVGAAGFTEFKIMAELYAQILDDAGFSASIQPLKARELYEPALEKGQIDVVPEYAATLAEFLNAKENGPDAPAKNPVASDDTDKTVAALKKLAEPRGLKVLSAGDAIDQNAFAVTKEFAEKHDLTTLSDLGASNLKIKLAAGDECVQRPFCSPGLKKTYGINVTDVDPKGVGTVQSKQAVKDGTDDMLLTTTTDATLEDFGLVLLQDDKGLQNADNVLPVVNAKDAGGAKLAAVLDKLTRVLTTQDLADMNRAVDAEREKPADVAKDYLEKKGLLTK, encoded by the coding sequence ATCGGGTACGGGGGCAGGAGCCTGGAGGACTCGTCCGCCAGGGGCGGCGGGGGCAAGGGCACGGTGGTGGTCGGGGCGGCCGGCTTCACCGAGTTCAAGATCATGGCCGAGCTGTACGCCCAGATACTGGACGACGCCGGCTTCTCCGCCTCGATCCAGCCACTCAAGGCCCGCGAGCTGTACGAGCCGGCTCTGGAGAAGGGCCAGATCGACGTGGTCCCGGAATACGCCGCCACGCTCGCCGAATTCCTCAACGCCAAGGAGAACGGCCCGGACGCGCCGGCGAAGAATCCCGTCGCCTCGGACGACACGGACAAGACCGTCGCGGCGCTGAAGAAGCTCGCCGAACCGCGCGGACTCAAGGTGCTTTCCGCCGGCGACGCCATCGACCAGAACGCGTTCGCGGTGACCAAGGAGTTCGCCGAGAAGCACGATCTGACCACTCTCTCGGATCTCGGCGCCTCCAATCTCAAGATCAAATTGGCCGCGGGCGACGAATGCGTGCAGCGCCCGTTCTGCTCGCCCGGGCTGAAGAAGACGTACGGCATCAACGTCACCGACGTCGACCCCAAGGGCGTGGGCACGGTGCAGTCGAAGCAGGCGGTCAAGGACGGCACCGACGACATGCTGCTGACCACGACGACGGACGCCACACTGGAGGATTTCGGGCTCGTTCTGTTGCAGGACGACAAGGGCCTGCAAAACGCCGACAACGTCCTTCCCGTCGTCAACGCGAAGGACGCCGGTGGGGCCAAGTTGGCGGCCGTACTCGACAAGCTCACCCGGGTTCTGACGACCCAGGACCTGGCCGACATGAACCGCGCGGTGGATGCCGAACGGGAGAAGCCCGCTGATGTCGCCAAGGACTACCTGGAGAAGAAGGGATTGCTCACCAAGTAA
- a CDS encoding NADH-quinone oxidoreductase subunit D, with translation MTETTVGIGGAAESTDMVLNIGPQHPSTHGVLRLRLVIDGERIERAEPVIGYMHRGAEKLFEARDYRQIIMLANRHDWLSAFSNELGVVLAVERMLGMEVPERAVWTRTLLAELNRVLNHLMFLGSYPLELGGITPVFHAFHEREQLQAVMEEISGGRMHFMYNRVGGLKEDLPAGWLGRARAAVAEAQSRMDVYDNLVLGNEIFRGRTRDVGVLSERAVHAYGVSGPIARASGVDFDLRRDEPYLAYGQLRDTLRVVTRTEGDCLARFECLLDQTHNSLDLAEACLDRIADLPPGPINQRLPKVLKAPEGHTYAWTENPLGLNGYYLVSKGEKTPYRLKLRSASFNNIQALTELLPGTLVADMVSILGSLFFVVGDIDK, from the coding sequence ATGACGGAGACGACAGTCGGCATCGGCGGGGCGGCGGAGAGCACCGACATGGTGCTCAACATCGGGCCGCAGCACCCGTCCACGCACGGCGTGCTGCGCCTGCGGCTGGTGATCGACGGCGAGCGGATCGAGCGGGCCGAACCGGTCATCGGCTACATGCACCGGGGCGCCGAGAAACTGTTCGAGGCGCGCGACTACCGCCAGATCATCATGCTCGCCAACCGGCACGACTGGCTCTCCGCCTTCTCCAACGAGCTCGGCGTGGTGCTCGCCGTGGAGCGGATGCTCGGCATGGAGGTGCCCGAGCGCGCCGTGTGGACCCGCACCCTGCTCGCCGAGTTGAACCGGGTCCTCAACCACCTGATGTTCCTCGGCTCCTACCCCCTGGAACTCGGCGGCATCACGCCCGTCTTCCACGCCTTCCACGAGCGGGAGCAGCTCCAGGCGGTGATGGAGGAGATCTCCGGCGGCCGGATGCACTTCATGTACAACCGCGTCGGCGGCCTCAAGGAGGACCTGCCCGCCGGCTGGCTCGGCCGCGCCCGCGCCGCGGTGGCCGAGGCCCAGTCCCGGATGGACGTGTACGACAACCTCGTCCTCGGCAACGAGATCTTCCGTGGCCGCACCCGCGACGTGGGCGTGCTGTCCGAGCGGGCCGTGCACGCGTACGGCGTCAGCGGCCCGATCGCCCGCGCCTCCGGCGTCGACTTCGACCTCCGCCGGGACGAGCCGTACCTCGCGTACGGGCAACTGCGCGACACGCTGCGCGTCGTCACCCGGACCGAGGGCGACTGCCTGGCCCGCTTCGAGTGCCTGCTCGACCAGACGCACAACTCGCTCGATCTCGCCGAGGCCTGCCTCGACCGGATCGCCGATCTCCCGCCGGGTCCGATCAACCAGCGGCTGCCCAAGGTGCTCAAGGCCCCCGAGGGCCACACGTACGCCTGGACCGAGAACCCGCTCGGCCTCAACGGCTACTACCTGGTCTCCAAGGGCGAGAAGACCCCGTACCGGCTCAAGCTCCGCTCGGCCTCTTTCAACAACATCCAGGCGTTGACGGAGCTGCTGCCCGGCACGCTGGTCGCCGACATGGTCTCCATCCTCGGCTCGCTGTTCTTCGTCGTCGGCGACATCGACAAGTAG
- a CDS encoding SAM-dependent methyltransferase, translating to MTRGPGTADDGASGAKGPHEAGRAHGAGGTGPAGAGARTPSSPPPPGAPSGRTGWRAAAERALYGPGGFYHRPEGPAGHFRTSVHASPLYARAVATLLARVDAALGHPAELALVDVGAGRGELLTGVLGALGTLETPGVAAGAAGLAERLRPYAVERARRPAGLDPRVEWRAELPAPGSLTGLLIANEWLDNVPVDVVEADPDGVPRRVRVAPDGTEELGEPVTGADAAWLADWWPWPREAGPGPHTGPVREAAPMPEAGPGPEPGSRAEHGARAGSRAEPGARAEVGAPRDAAWARAVRGLDAGLAVAVDYAHTRAARPPYGTLTGFRDGREVRPVPDGSCDLTAHVALDACAAAGARAARAGTPVLHTQRDALRALGLAGRRPPLALASTDPAGYLRALGLAGEAAELTDPAGLGGFGWLCQPVGPLAVADVLPLPAPVPPRDGSGPPRAS from the coding sequence ATGACACGGGGACCCGGAACGGCCGACGACGGGGCCAGCGGGGCCAAGGGTCCTCACGAGGCCGGCAGGGCCCACGGAGCTGGCGGCACCGGGCCGGCGGGCGCGGGCGCCCGGACGCCGTCGAGCCCGCCCCCGCCGGGTGCGCCGTCCGGGCGTACGGGGTGGCGGGCCGCCGCCGAACGGGCGCTGTACGGGCCGGGCGGCTTCTACCACCGCCCCGAGGGCCCGGCCGGCCACTTCCGCACCTCCGTGCACGCGTCGCCGCTGTACGCGCGGGCCGTCGCCACGCTGCTGGCCCGCGTGGACGCCGCCCTGGGCCACCCCGCCGAACTCGCCCTCGTCGACGTCGGCGCCGGCCGCGGCGAACTCCTCACCGGCGTACTGGGCGCCCTGGGGACGTTGGAGACACCGGGCGTCGCGGCGGGCGCGGCCGGCCTCGCGGAGCGACTGCGCCCGTACGCCGTCGAGCGCGCGCGGCGGCCGGCCGGGCTCGACCCGCGCGTCGAGTGGCGCGCGGAACTGCCCGCGCCCGGTTCGCTGACCGGCCTGCTGATCGCCAACGAGTGGCTGGACAACGTGCCGGTGGACGTGGTCGAGGCGGACCCGGACGGCGTGCCGCGCCGGGTACGGGTGGCCCCGGACGGCACGGAGGAACTGGGCGAACCGGTCACGGGGGCCGACGCCGCCTGGCTCGCCGACTGGTGGCCGTGGCCACGGGAGGCCGGGCCCGGACCGCACACCGGCCCCGTACGGGAGGCCGCGCCGATGCCGGAGGCCGGCCCCGGACCGGAACCCGGTTCGCGGGCCGAGCACGGGGCACGAGCCGGGTCGCGGGCCGAGCCCGGAGCGCGGGCCGAGGTGGGGGCGCCCCGGGACGCCGCCTGGGCGCGCGCCGTGCGCGGTCTGGACGCCGGGCTCGCGGTCGCCGTGGACTACGCCCACACCCGCGCGGCCCGCCCCCCGTACGGCACCCTCACCGGCTTCCGCGACGGCCGCGAGGTGCGCCCCGTGCCGGACGGCTCGTGCGACCTGACCGCCCACGTCGCGCTGGACGCGTGCGCGGCGGCGGGCGCCCGGGCGGCGCGCGCGGGGACCCCCGTGCTGCACACCCAGCGGGACGCCCTGCGCGCGCTCGGCCTCGCCGGGCGGCGGCCACCGTTGGCGCTGGCCAGCACCGACCCCGCCGGCTACCTGCGGGCCCTCGGGCTGGCCGGCGAGGCGGCCGAGCTGACCGACCCCGCGGGGCTCGGCGGCTTCGGCTGGCTGTGCCAACCGGTGGGCCCCCTCGCCGTCGCCGACGTCCTCCCGCTCCCGGCCCCGGTCCCGCCCCGGGACGGGTCCGGGCCGCCGCGGGCGAGCTGA
- a CDS encoding sensor histidine kinase, whose translation MQRLYDFLRRHPTGVDSFWAVMLAGLALLWVVEESMGREVRLVAAVLCAVLCAATALRRRAPEKMLLVVAAVGVLQLATDVGINPADFAMLVVIYTCAANGARWASWLGLVGGLCAPTMAALRWPPEAQTQTQWQSVVSVAFMTIPFALAWVLGDSIRTRRAYYAQLEERAARLEREREAQAKVAVAGERARIARELHDVVAHNVSVMVVQADGAAYVLDAAPEQAKQALETISGTGRQALAEMRRLLGVLRTGEGSEGGEYVPQPGVEQLTDLIEQVRGAGLPVDFKVAGEPRPLDSGVELTAYRIVQEALTNTRKHGGEHAGATVRLSYADTELDLLIEDDGRGAGRELYEAGGADGLGHGLIGMRERVGMVGGRLDAGPRSGGGFRVSAVLPLKPSR comes from the coding sequence GTGCAACGTCTCTACGATTTCCTCCGCAGGCACCCCACCGGTGTGGACAGCTTCTGGGCTGTCATGCTGGCGGGCCTCGCCCTGCTCTGGGTCGTGGAGGAGAGCATGGGGCGCGAGGTGCGCCTGGTGGCCGCCGTGCTCTGCGCGGTCCTGTGCGCGGCCACCGCGCTGCGCCGGCGCGCGCCGGAGAAGATGCTGCTGGTGGTCGCGGCGGTGGGGGTGCTCCAGCTCGCGACCGACGTGGGGATCAACCCGGCCGACTTCGCCATGCTGGTGGTCATCTACACCTGCGCGGCCAACGGCGCCCGCTGGGCCTCCTGGCTGGGACTGGTGGGCGGCCTGTGCGCGCCCACCATGGCCGCCCTGCGCTGGCCGCCCGAGGCTCAGACCCAGACCCAGTGGCAGAGCGTCGTCTCCGTGGCCTTCATGACGATCCCCTTCGCGCTGGCCTGGGTGCTCGGCGACTCGATCCGTACCCGCCGCGCGTACTACGCCCAGTTGGAGGAGCGCGCCGCGCGCCTGGAGCGGGAGCGGGAGGCACAGGCGAAGGTGGCCGTCGCGGGCGAGCGCGCCCGAATAGCCCGCGAGCTGCACGACGTCGTCGCGCACAACGTGTCGGTCATGGTGGTGCAGGCCGACGGCGCCGCGTACGTCCTGGACGCCGCGCCCGAGCAGGCCAAGCAGGCCCTGGAGACGATCTCGGGGACCGGGCGGCAGGCGCTGGCCGAGATGCGCCGGCTGCTCGGCGTGCTGCGCACCGGCGAGGGCAGCGAGGGCGGCGAGTACGTGCCACAGCCCGGCGTCGAGCAGCTCACGGACCTCATAGAGCAGGTGCGGGGCGCCGGCCTCCCGGTCGACTTCAAGGTGGCGGGCGAACCGCGCCCGCTGGACAGTGGCGTGGAACTGACCGCGTACCGCATCGTGCAGGAGGCGCTGACCAACACCCGCAAGCACGGCGGGGAGCACGCCGGGGCGACCGTCCGGCTCAGCTACGCCGACACCGAACTCGACCTGCTGATCGAGGACGACGGCCGAGGCGCCGGCCGCGAGCTGTACGAGGCGGGCGGCGCCGACGGGCTCGGCCACGGCCTGATCGGCATGCGGGAGCGCGTCGGGATGGTCGGGGGCCGGCTCGACGCGGGGCCGCGCAGCGGTGGCGGCTTCCGGGTCAGCGCGGTGCTGCCGCTCAAGCCGTCGAGGTGA
- a CDS encoding response regulator transcription factor: MPIRVMLVDDQALLRTGFRMVLAAQPDMDVVAEAGDGLEALEVLRSTEVDVVLMDVRMPRLDGVEATARICRAEGAPKVLILTTFDLDEYAFSALKAGAGGFMLKDVPPAELLTAIRAVHSGDAVVAPSTTRRLLDRFTPMLPSSGAAEAERSEIGKLTEREREVMMLVAQGLSNGEIAARLVLSEATVKTHVGRILTKLGLRDRVQVVVLAYETGLVRAGGTAQ, translated from the coding sequence ATGCCGATTCGCGTGATGCTCGTCGATGACCAGGCCCTGCTGCGGACCGGTTTCCGCATGGTGCTGGCGGCCCAGCCGGACATGGACGTCGTCGCCGAGGCCGGCGACGGCCTTGAGGCACTGGAGGTGCTGCGGAGCACCGAGGTGGACGTCGTGCTGATGGACGTCCGCATGCCACGGCTCGACGGGGTGGAGGCCACCGCCCGTATCTGTCGTGCCGAGGGCGCGCCCAAGGTGCTGATACTCACCACCTTCGACCTGGACGAGTACGCGTTCTCGGCGCTGAAGGCCGGCGCGGGCGGCTTCATGCTCAAGGACGTGCCGCCCGCCGAACTCCTCACCGCCATCCGCGCCGTGCACAGCGGCGACGCGGTGGTCGCGCCGAGCACGACGCGCCGGCTGCTCGACCGGTTCACGCCGATGCTGCCGAGCAGCGGCGCCGCCGAGGCGGAGCGCTCCGAGATCGGCAAGCTGACCGAGCGGGAGCGCGAGGTGATGATGCTCGTCGCGCAGGGCCTGTCCAACGGCGAGATAGCGGCGCGGCTGGTCCTCTCCGAGGCGACCGTGAAGACCCACGTGGGCCGCATCCTGACCAAGCTCGGCCTGCGGGACCGGGTGCAGGTGGTGGTGCTGGCGTACGAGACGGGCCTGGTGCGCGCGGGCGGAACGGCGCAGTAG
- a CDS encoding DUF5937 family protein has translation MSVTIDIAGLPPERIAFAPSPLAELGAALHALSEPAHHPGLHNWTTATACALKPDLADRLQEADFLWRTTRSDILLPPDPGATLAEDLDRLDQMPEEEFVTAALEISCAASYGRARPSPLHDPYERDRTRERAAARGPCQAAFVERVLADPPAVRAWLRRLFEDCEQAFFGDTWQRVRVQLAADARHKAEVLRRRGLAEALAEVSPALTLDTERQRIVADKLATGQTTALQPGERAGITFVPTAFGWPHLLVLHAPGWKPVVHYPVGSPELPRPQALELVQRRLDAVSHPVRMNLCRTLSRGTHTTGELANAHGITAPEVSRHISVLKKAGLLTTRRRGRYVLHQLDLASVARLGSDFLEALLR, from the coding sequence GTGAGCGTCACCATCGACATCGCGGGCCTGCCCCCGGAACGCATCGCCTTCGCCCCCTCGCCCCTGGCGGAACTGGGCGCGGCGCTGCACGCGCTGTCCGAGCCCGCCCACCACCCGGGGCTGCACAACTGGACCACCGCCACCGCCTGCGCGCTCAAGCCCGACCTGGCCGACCGGCTCCAGGAGGCGGACTTCCTGTGGCGCACCACGCGCTCCGACATCCTGCTGCCGCCCGACCCCGGCGCGACCCTGGCCGAGGACTTGGACCGGCTGGACCAGATGCCGGAGGAGGAGTTCGTCACGGCCGCTCTGGAGATCTCCTGCGCGGCCAGCTACGGGCGCGCCCGGCCGAGCCCGCTGCACGACCCGTACGAGCGCGACCGCACCAGGGAGCGGGCGGCGGCGCGCGGCCCGTGCCAGGCGGCGTTCGTGGAACGGGTGCTGGCCGACCCGCCCGCCGTACGCGCCTGGCTGCGCCGCCTCTTCGAGGACTGTGAGCAGGCGTTCTTCGGGGACACCTGGCAGCGCGTACGGGTGCAGCTCGCCGCCGACGCCCGGCACAAGGCGGAGGTGCTGCGGCGCAGGGGCCTCGCCGAGGCGCTGGCCGAGGTCTCGCCGGCGCTCACCCTCGACACCGAGCGGCAGCGCATCGTGGCGGACAAGTTGGCGACGGGTCAGACGACCGCGCTGCAACCGGGCGAGCGGGCCGGCATCACCTTCGTGCCGACCGCGTTCGGCTGGCCGCACCTGCTGGTCCTGCACGCCCCGGGCTGGAAGCCCGTCGTGCACTACCCGGTGGGCTCCCCGGAGTTGCCGCGCCCGCAGGCGCTTGAGCTGGTGCAGCGGCGGCTGGACGCGGTCTCCCACCCGGTGCGCATGAACCTGTGCCGGACGCTCTCCCGTGGCACGCACACCACCGGCGAGTTGGCCAACGCGCACGGCATCACCGCGCCCGAGGTCTCGCGGCACATATCCGTGCTGAAGAAGGCTGGCCTGCTGACCACCCGCCGGCGCGGCCGGTACGTGCTGCACCAGCTCGACCTGGCGTCCGTGGCGCGCCTCGGCTCCGACTTCCTGGAGGCCCTGCTGCGCTGA
- a CDS encoding DUF2520 domain-containing protein, producing the protein MNPPHLPDPQDRPARLTVGVVGAGRVGPALAAALRLAGHRPVAASGVSDASVRRAAELLPDVPLVSPAEVLARAELVLLTVPDDVLPGLVEGLVETGAVRPGQLLVHTSGRYGTGVLDPALRAGALPLALHPAMTFTGTAVDVERLAGCSFGVTAPEELRLAAEALVIEMGGEAEWIAEEARPLYHAALAIGANHLVTLVAQARELLQEAGVAAPGRMLGPLLGAALDNALRGGDAALTGPVARGDAGTVAAHVAELRRRAPQMVPGYLAMARTTADRALAHGLLKPELAEDLLGVLAHQDEDGPPGGDGTSSANGTSGGDR; encoded by the coding sequence GTGAATCCACCCCACCTCCCAGACCCCCAGGACAGGCCCGCCCGGCTCACCGTCGGAGTCGTCGGCGCGGGCCGCGTCGGGCCCGCGCTCGCCGCCGCGCTGCGGCTGGCCGGGCACCGCCCGGTGGCCGCGTCCGGCGTCTCCGACGCCTCGGTGCGCAGGGCCGCCGAGCTGCTGCCCGACGTGCCCCTCGTGTCGCCCGCCGAGGTGCTGGCCCGCGCCGAGCTGGTGCTGCTCACGGTCCCCGACGACGTGCTGCCCGGCCTGGTCGAGGGCCTGGTCGAGACCGGCGCGGTGCGCCCGGGACAGCTCCTGGTGCACACCTCGGGGCGGTACGGGACGGGCGTGCTCGACCCCGCGCTGCGCGCGGGCGCGCTCCCGTTGGCGCTGCACCCGGCGATGACGTTCACCGGCACGGCCGTGGACGTGGAGCGGCTCGCGGGCTGCTCGTTCGGCGTCACCGCGCCCGAGGAGCTGCGGCTGGCCGCCGAGGCGCTGGTCATCGAGATGGGCGGCGAGGCGGAGTGGATCGCCGAGGAGGCCCGCCCGCTCTACCACGCGGCGCTGGCCATCGGCGCCAACCACCTGGTCACGCTGGTCGCCCAGGCGCGGGAGCTGCTTCAGGAGGCGGGCGTCGCGGCGCCGGGCCGGATGCTCGGCCCGTTGCTCGGCGCGGCGTTGGACAACGCGCTGCGCGGTGGCGACGCCGCGCTGACCGGCCCGGTCGCGCGCGGTGACGCGGGCACGGTCGCGGCGCACGTGGCCGAACTGCGCCGGCGCGCGCCGCAGATGGTGCCCGGCTATCTGGCCATGGCCCGTACGACGGCCGACCGCGCGCTCGCGCACGGCCTGCTCAAGCCGGAGCTGGCCGAGGACCTGCTGGGCGTGCTCGCGCACCAGGACGAGGACGGGCCGCCCGGCGGCGACGGCACGAGCAGTGCGAACGGTACGAGTGGAGGCGACCGATGA
- the panC gene encoding pantoate--beta-alanine ligase, producing MSPRRWSEAGAGGPDVELCTSVRDYDEALTPHATPGRTAVVMTMGALHAGHASLIRAARARVGDEGLVTVTVFVNPLQFGAGEDLDRYPRTLEADLELAAEAGADIVLAPPVRDVYPGGEPEVRVTAGPMGERYEGASRPGHFDGVLTVVAKLLHLTRPDVAFFGEKDAQQLAVIRRMVTDLNFPVRVVGVPTVREADGLALSSRNRYLAPAERTTALALSRALFAGRDALAAANGAPTPATADPAPGAPTTDTPAVDVAATDVTATDATTADGTTAAAPTAAAPATGAPAGIALTAAAPGSATAPLPDLVRRAARAVLAEAADHEPPLVLDYLALVDPADFTEVGDDFTGEAVLAVAARVGATRLIDNVRLEFAQRGARP from the coding sequence ATGAGCCCGCGACGGTGGAGCGAGGCCGGCGCCGGCGGCCCCGACGTGGAGCTGTGCACCAGCGTCCGCGACTACGACGAGGCGCTGACCCCGCACGCGACGCCCGGCCGGACGGCCGTGGTGATGACGATGGGCGCGCTGCACGCGGGGCACGCCTCGCTGATCCGCGCCGCCCGGGCCCGGGTCGGCGACGAGGGCCTGGTCACGGTCACGGTCTTCGTGAACCCGCTCCAGTTCGGCGCGGGCGAGGACCTGGACCGCTACCCGCGCACGCTGGAGGCGGACCTGGAGCTGGCGGCGGAGGCCGGCGCCGACATCGTCCTCGCGCCGCCCGTGCGGGACGTGTACCCGGGCGGCGAGCCCGAGGTGCGCGTCACGGCGGGCCCGATGGGCGAGCGGTACGAGGGGGCGTCCCGGCCCGGCCACTTCGACGGGGTGCTCACCGTCGTCGCCAAGCTGCTCCACCTCACCCGGCCCGACGTGGCGTTCTTCGGCGAGAAGGACGCGCAGCAACTCGCCGTGATCCGGCGCATGGTCACTGACCTGAACTTCCCGGTCCGCGTCGTCGGCGTCCCGACCGTGCGCGAGGCGGACGGCCTCGCCCTCTCCAGCCGCAACCGCTACCTGGCGCCCGCCGAGCGCACCACGGCCCTCGCCCTGTCCAGGGCGCTGTTCGCCGGCCGTGACGCGCTGGCCGCCGCGAACGGCGCGCCCACACCGGCCACCGCCGACCCCGCGCCGGGCGCACCGACGACGGACACCCCCGCCGTGGACGTCGCCGCGACCGACGTCACCGCGACCGACGCCACCACGGCGGACGGAACCACGGCCGCCGCACCCACAGCCGCCGCACCCGCGACGGGCGCGCCCGCCGGGATCGCCCTGACCGCCGCCGCGCCGGGGTCCGCGACGGCACCGCTGCCCGACCTCGTGCGGCGGGCCGCGCGGGCCGTGTTGGCGGAGGCGGCCGACCACGAGCCGCCGCTGGTCCTGGACTACCTGGCCCTGGTGGACCCGGCCGACTTCACCGAGGTCGGCGACGACTTCACGGGCGAGGCCGTGTTGGCGGTCGCCGCCCGGGTCGGCGCCACCCGCCTCATCGACAACGTCCGCCTGGAGTTCGCGCAGCGGGGAGCCAGACCATGA